CAGCTGGCTTCCGGCCTGTACACCTACCTGCCTTTGGCCCAGCGTGTGTTAAAAAAAATCCAAGATATTATCCGTGAGGAGATGAATAAAGCGGGAGCACAAGAGCTGTTGATGCCTGCCCTGCATCCGGCTGAAATTTGGCAGGAAACGGGAAGATGGGATGTCTACGGACCGGAGCTCATGCGCTTATCTGACCGTCATGAACGACAGTTTGCTCTAGGTCCCACCCATGAAGAGGTGGTCACGGGGCTGCTCAGGGATGAGGTGAAATCTTACAAACGGCTGCCTATGACTGTCTATCAAATCCAGACCAAGTATCGTGATGAACGGCGTCCCCGCTTTGGGGTACTGAGGGCTAGAGAATTTATAATGAAAGATGCCTATTCATTTGACACCTCCCGTGAAGGTTTGGATGAAAGCTATCGTAAAATGTATGACGCTTACCAGGCTATCTTTTCCCGCTGCCAGCTTAACTTCAGAGCTGTCGAAGCGGACGCCGGTGCCATTGGGGGGACGGGCACCCACGAATTTATGGTTTTGTCTGACATTGGTGAAGATACCATTGCCTATTGTGATACGTGCAATTATGCCGCCAACATTGAGAAAGCGGAAGTGAACCAGCAGGAGTATGAGCAAGTTCAGGGCAGCGGCTTGCCTATGGAAAAAGTGGACACGCCTCAAGCCAAAACGATTGAACAGCTGGCGGCGATGCTCAATGTGTCGCCTAGCCAGATTATCAAAGCGGTTGCTTTGGCTGTGGATGGACAAGTGGTGGTGGCCCTTGTCCGGGGTGATTTCGAACTCAACGAGGTGAAAGTGAAAAATCTGCTTGACGCAGATGTAGTGGAGCTCTTGGATGAAGAACGGATTCGTACGGAACTGGGATCTGAGCCGGGCTTTATCGGTCCTGTCGGTTTGGATGGCTGTAAAGTAATCGCTGATTACAGTATCAAAGGCATGACCGATGCGCTAGCTGGTGCCAACGAAAAGGACAAGCATGTTGTGCATGTCAGTGTGGATCGAGATTTTAGTGTTGAATGCTACGCAGACTTAAGGCAGATCAGTGAGGGAGATGCCTGTCCTCGCTGCGCAGGCACCATTCACTTTGCCAAGGGGATTGAGGTGGGCCATGTGTTTAAATTGGGTACTAAGTATAGTGAAGCCATGGGTGCTACCTTTCTGGACGAAAACGGCAAGGAACAGCCGATGATTATGGGCTGCTACGGCATCGGTGTGACCCGCACGCTGGCGGCGGTGATTGAGCAGCATCATGATGAACATGGCATTATCTGGCCCAGAGCACTGGCACCATTTGATATTCATCTCATTGCTGTTAACATGAAAGATGATGCTCAACGGGAGTTAGCTGAACAACTTTATACCCAGCTTAGGGAGGCGGGGTATGAGGTCCTGTATGACGACCGCCAGGAGCGGGCCGGCGTCAAGTTTAAGGATGCGGATCTGATTGGCATACCGCTCAGAATAACGGTTGGTAAAAAAGCAGGGGAAGGGATTGTTGAAAGCAAGTTGCGCAAGAATGGGGAAACA
This window of the Caldalkalibacillus uzonensis genome carries:
- a CDS encoding proline--tRNA ligase, translating into MRQQHYLVPTLRDVPADAEVASHQLMLRAGLIRQLASGLYTYLPLAQRVLKKIQDIIREEMNKAGAQELLMPALHPAEIWQETGRWDVYGPELMRLSDRHERQFALGPTHEEVVTGLLRDEVKSYKRLPMTVYQIQTKYRDERRPRFGVLRAREFIMKDAYSFDTSREGLDESYRKMYDAYQAIFSRCQLNFRAVEADAGAIGGTGTHEFMVLSDIGEDTIAYCDTCNYAANIEKAEVNQQEYEQVQGSGLPMEKVDTPQAKTIEQLAAMLNVSPSQIIKAVALAVDGQVVVALVRGDFELNEVKVKNLLDADVVELLDEERIRTELGSEPGFIGPVGLDGCKVIADYSIKGMTDALAGANEKDKHVVHVSVDRDFSVECYADLRQISEGDACPRCAGTIHFAKGIEVGHVFKLGTKYSEAMGATFLDENGKEQPMIMGCYGIGVTRTLAAVIEQHHDEHGIIWPRALAPFDIHLIAVNMKDDAQRELAEQLYTQLREAGYEVLYDDRQERAGVKFKDADLIGIPLRITVGKKAGEGIVESKLRKNGETQELKAEQLIEQIPSLLEQA